From the genome of Campylobacter concisus, one region includes:
- a CDS encoding thiamine-phosphate pyrophosphorylase, whose product MTKDERIYRVIDANLNRLKEGLRVVEDIKRYVFDDAKLAYKIKSLRHKAKIPQKEFLKFRNSQNDVLKTSTKSEQARENLDEIITANFKRAQESARVLEECFKLINLEQAELFKSIRYELYELEKEL is encoded by the coding sequence AATAGATGCGAACCTAAATAGGCTAAAAGAAGGGCTTCGCGTTGTTGAAGATATAAAAAGATATGTCTTTGATGACGCTAAGCTCGCCTACAAAATAAAATCCCTCCGCCACAAGGCAAAGATCCCGCAAAAAGAATTTTTAAAATTTAGAAATTCTCAAAACGACGTTTTAAAAACTAGCACAAAAAGCGAGCAAGCTAGAGAAAATTTAGACGAGATAATCACTGCAAATTTCAAGCGCGCCCAGGAAAGCGCTCGCGTGCTTGAAGAGTGCTTTAAGCTCATAAATTTAGAACAAGCCGAGCTTTTTAAAAGCATAAGATACGAGCTTTATGAGCTTGAAAAAGAACTTTAA
- the secG gene encoding preprotein translocase subunit SecG — translation MSLIFLILQFALAVIITIAVLLQKSSSIGLGAYSGSNESLFGAKGPAGFLAKFTFIVGILFILNTLALGYFYNKDLKRSIVDSVDSKSLVIPKSNDVPSAPSAPQTPAK, via the coding sequence GTGAGTTTAATATTTTTGATCTTACAGTTTGCTCTAGCTGTCATCATAACTATCGCTGTTTTACTTCAAAAAAGCTCATCTATCGGACTTGGGGCATATAGCGGAAGTAACGAGAGTCTTTTTGGAGCAAAAGGACCAGCTGGATTTTTAGCTAAATTTACTTTTATCGTAGGTATTTTATTTATCTTAAATACACTTGCACTTGGATACTTCTACAATAAAGATCTAAAACGCTCTATCGTTGATAGCGTCGATAGTAAATCTCTAGTCATACCAAAATCGAACGACGTACCATCAGCTCCTAGTGCACCACAGACTCCAGCAAAATAA
- a CDS encoding polysaccharide deacetylase family protein, whose amino-acid sequence MIKTLLASFLTLTFALADAHILVYHRFDDPRHTSTDISIKNLREQFEYFKNNGYEVVKLSKLVDAVNAGEKIPDNWIVITVDDGYKSFYDKALSVFKEYNYPFALMLYVEASANKYGDYLDFDQIKELEAYGEIGYHSYAHPRMTKLSDEALREDFQKGVETFEKHMGYKPKFFAVPYGEIDSRVVKLAKEFGFLALLNQNSGAVSDKSDVYDLYRTPVMNGTKIALTFNSKFLNAQWIFPDSYPQNNAIDKLIIKTDTNASEGSFFMTGFNGFKKVPMTNGVFECKFNPPLDKRKVLISLKVDYQRSTKLLIKDINAK is encoded by the coding sequence ATGATAAAAACACTTTTAGCGTCATTCTTGACGCTAACATTTGCTTTAGCAGACGCTCATATTTTAGTCTATCATCGCTTTGATGATCCAAGACATACAAGCACTGATATTTCTATTAAAAATTTAAGAGAGCAGTTTGAATATTTCAAAAATAATGGCTATGAAGTCGTTAAACTTTCAAAGTTAGTCGATGCTGTAAATGCTGGCGAAAAAATACCTGATAACTGGATCGTCATCACTGTAGATGATGGTTATAAAAGTTTCTATGACAAGGCCCTTAGTGTATTTAAAGAGTATAACTATCCATTTGCACTAATGCTTTATGTGGAAGCCAGTGCAAATAAATATGGCGATTATTTGGATTTTGATCAGATTAAAGAACTTGAGGCCTACGGCGAGATCGGCTACCACTCATACGCGCACCCAAGGATGACGAAGCTTAGCGACGAGGCACTAAGAGAGGATTTTCAAAAAGGCGTAGAGACCTTTGAAAAACATATGGGTTATAAGCCAAAATTTTTTGCAGTGCCATACGGCGAGATCGATAGTCGAGTCGTAAAACTTGCAAAAGAATTTGGTTTTTTAGCGCTTTTAAATCAAAACTCAGGTGCAGTTTCAGACAAGAGTGATGTTTACGATCTTTATAGAACACCAGTAATGAACGGTACCAAAATAGCACTGACTTTTAATAGCAAATTTCTAAATGCCCAGTGGATATTTCCGGATAGCTATCCACAAAATAATGCAATAGACAAACTCATTATAAAAACTGATACAAATGCTAGCGAAGGTAGTTTTTTCATGACTGGCTTTAATGGCTTTAAAAAGGTACCTATGACAAATGGTGTTTTTGAGTGTAAATTTAACCCACCGCTCGATAAACGCAAAGTTTTAATATCACTAAAAGTAGATTATCAACGAAGTACAAAACTTCTAATAAAGGACATCAATGCTAAATAA
- the frr gene encoding ribosome recycling factor, with product MLNKIYETQKEGCEKAIASLKRDFTTLRTGKVNINIVDHVMVDYYGSPTPLNQVATVLTSDASTIAITPWEKSMIKAISSAIQAANIGVNPNSDGESVKLFFPPMTVEQRQENAKHAKSMGEKAKVSIRNVRKDANDEVKKLEKDKAITEDESKKGQDEVQKITDTYTAKIDTLVKEKEAELLKI from the coding sequence ATGCTAAATAAAATTTACGAAACACAAAAAGAAGGCTGCGAAAAAGCAATAGCTTCATTAAAACGTGACTTTACAACGCTTAGAACAGGCAAGGTAAATATTAATATCGTAGATCATGTAATGGTTGATTATTACGGCTCACCAACTCCACTTAACCAAGTAGCCACTGTGCTTACAAGCGACGCTTCAACTATCGCTATCACACCTTGGGAAAAGAGCATGATAAAAGCGATCTCTTCAGCTATCCAAGCAGCAAATATCGGTGTCAATCCAAATAGCGATGGTGAGAGCGTTAAGCTATTTTTTCCACCTATGACTGTTGAGCAACGCCAAGAAAACGCAAAACATGCAAAATCAATGGGAGAAAAAGCCAAAGTCAGTATAAGAAACGTAAGAAAAGATGCAAATGATGAAGTCAAAAAGCTTGAAAAAGACAAAGCTATAACTGAGGACGAGAGCAAAAAGGGACAGGATGAGGTTCAAAAGATAACTGACACCTACACTGCAAAAATCGATACTCTTGTAAAAGAAAAAGAAGCCGAGCTTTTAAAAATCTAA